Proteins co-encoded in one Arachis hypogaea cultivar Tifrunner chromosome 13, arahy.Tifrunner.gnm2.J5K5, whole genome shotgun sequence genomic window:
- the LOC112733422 gene encoding inositol 1,3,4-trisphosphate 5/6-kinase 4: MGVVRGVILDESALLTEGGGDKNGFILRPGAESLIQTLSLSKIHIGISYDVNSPDDKVSVLQSASSYPFDCFILNDPTSEIMPAWSINTDGGIVYLVSNKKEVLPKLSSYKWLLVVLNDGDETLYYTTDALRIQNLAEFPLTMCQLNKSSTGTNAATVGYIMKPSRVEDFAMRGAFPLCPTQNGLMFVPLTPMLPLSTQLKDVDIVLHKATDEILSIEDNKITFMDSIQELQRYLELHQDLCVIDPLKNIYPLLDRLEIQQILRGLEELNKEGSHLIRGAHFLKIDNFEEFNFETGLAEARLSLPCIVKPKVACGVSDAHKMAIVFRVDDFKNVNVPLPAVIQEYVDHSSTLYKFYVLGEKVFHAVKKSIPNADVLKKSSNGAELKPIEFDSLKSLPTASGDCSMTSRESIDVKLVTDAANWLRRRLQLTIFGFDVVIQEGTQDHVIVDVNYLPSFKEVPHEISIPAFWESIRGKYDLRLSK; encoded by the coding sequence ATGGGTGTAGTGAGAGGAGTGATATTGGATGAATCGGCACTCTTAACTGAAGGTGGTGGGGATAAAAATGGATTCATACTACGGCCGGGAGCTGAGTCTCTCATCCAAACCCTCTCCCTGTCCAAAATTCATATAGGAATCTCGTATGACGTAAACTCTCCAGATGACAAGGTGAGTGTTCTTCAAAGTGCAAGTTCGTACCCTTTTGATTGTTTTATCTTAAATGATCCTACGAGTGAGATTATGCCTGCATGGAGCATTAATACTGATGGCGGGATTGTTTATCTAGTTTCTAACAAGAAGGAGGTCTTACCTAAATTAAGCAGTTATAAATGGCTTCTTGTTGTTTTGAACGATGGAGATGAAACCTTGTATTACACAACAGATGCACTTCGAATACAAAATTTGGCAGAGTTTCCCTTGACTATGTGCCAGTTAAATAAAAGTTCAACCGGAACTAATGCTGCAACTGTGGGTTATATAATGAAGCCTTCTCGAGTTGAAGATTTTGCAATGAGGGGTGCATTTCCATTATGTCCTACTCAAAATGGGTTGATGTTCGTGCCTCTCACACCCATGCTTCCTTTATCAACTCAATTGAAGGACGTTGATATAGTTCTCCACAAAGCCACAGATGAGATATTATCCATTGAAGACAATAAAATTACTTTCATGGACAGCATACAAGAACTGCAAAGATATTTGGAACTTCACCAGGATCTTTGTGTGATTGACCCACTGAAGAACATATATCCATTATTGGATAGACTAGAAATACAGCAAATTCTACGTGGTTTAGAAGAACTAAATAAGGAAGGCAGCCATTTGATCAGAGGGGCCCATTTTCTTAAGATCGATAATtttgaagaatttaattttgagacTGGGTTAGCTGAAGCCAGATTGTCTCTTCCATGTATAGTGAAACCTAAGGTTGCTTGTGGTGTCAGTGATGCACATAAGATGGCAATTGTTTTCAGAGTTGATGATTTTAAGAATGTAAATGTTCCTCTTCCAGCTGTTATCCAGGAATATGTGGATCATTCGTCCACTTTGTATAAATTTTATGTCTTGGGTGAGAAAGTTTTCCATGCTGTCAAGAAGTCGATACCAAATGCTGATGTTTTGAAGAAATCATCCAACGGTGCTGAACTCAAACCTATAGAGTTTGACAGCTTAAAATCTTTACCCACAGCCAGTGGTGACTGCAGCATGACAAGCAGAGAGTCTATTGATGTTAAACTGGTTACAGATGCTGCAAATTGGCTTAGAAGAAGGCTTCAGCTTACTATCTTTGGTTTTGATGTTGTAATTCAGGAAGGTACGCAAGATCATGTAATTGTGGATGTTAATTATCTCCCTTCATTTAAAGAAGTACCTCATGAAATCTCAATACCTGCCTTCTGGGAATCCATTAGAGGTAAGTATGACCTTAGGTTGTCTAAATAA
- the LOC112733426 gene encoding uncharacterized protein, producing MGAEVMVTWGTWEELLLGGAILRHGTRDWTVVAAELSARTHLSPCTFTPEACKAKYEDLQQRYSGNSTTWFEEIRKKRVEELKKALELSEDSIGCLESKLESLKAVKNENIDDCHVGDGSAGPELHAPPQKMARVESSAKETSKDGLSAGSFTHETRPNWSTECQVPAVSSEDVETKPELARSTDHEKDLDVDKVEQTIDEGKGVSLKKRRGTRKRKDCGKNANEASGPESDNLVSIDASRCKESSTSNCDDVAKSSGIGEDNTNPKKDGIQEMMETLDSILETKGASAFRRRHDSQKRGRYKNMIRQHMDFDTIRTRISNQTIKTSKELFRDFLLLANNALVFYSKCTREYKTALLLRDHVTKILREKLNAFGSSITHANVSTASLTTDPPVEGGTVRPSDCKIAAPATADGSKAAKKASEVASPPSVESLPVKKASARTKKGGRGAAVERAATPVKGKKRGRAK from the exons ATGGGAGCGGAGGTGATGGTGACGTGGGGAACCTGGGAAGAGCTTCTCCTCGGCGGAGCTATTCTCCGGCACGGCACCCGTGACTGGACCGTCGTCGCCGCCGAGCTCAGTGCCCGAACTCACCTTTCTCCCTGCACTTTCACACCCGAG GCCTGCAAAGCCAAATATGAAGACTTACAACAGCGTTATTCTGGGAATAGCAC GACTTGGTTTGAGGAGATTAGGAAGAAGAGAGTTGAAGAGCTTAAGAAAGCTTTGGAGCTATCTGAAGATTCTATTGG GTGTCTTGAATCAAAGCTTGAATCCCTTAAGGCTGTGAAGAATGAGAATATAGATGATTGTCATGTTGGTGATGGCTCAGCTGGACCTGAATTACATGCTCCTCCACAGAAAATGGCAAGAGTTGAATCCTCCGCTAAAGAGACGTCGAAGGATGGGCTATCTGCCGGGAGTTTCACACACGAAACTCGGCCGAACTGGTCAACTGAATGCCAGGTTCCAGCAGTGTCTTCTGAAGATGTTGAGACTAAGCCCGAACTTGCAAGGTCTACCGACCACGAGAAAGATTTAGATGTAGATAAGGTAGAACAAACTATAGATGAAGGAAAAGGTGTAAGTTTGAAAAAACGAAGAGGGACGAGAAAGAGAAAGGATTGTGGCAAAAATGCTAATGAAGCTAGCGGTCCTGAAAGTGACAATTTGGTTTCTATTGATGCATCACGGTGTAAAGAAAGTTCTACCAGCAACTGTGATGATGTTGCCAAATCTTCCGGCATTGGTGAGGACAATACAAACCCTAAAAAGGATGGAATACAAGAAATGATGGAGACTTTAGATTCCATTTTGGAAACCAAAGGTGCTTCTGCCTTCCGCCGCAGACATGATAGTCAG AAGCGCGGAAGGTACAAGAACATGATCCGGCAGCATATGGACTTCGACACCATACGAACAAGAATTAGCAACCAAACAATTAAGACATCGAAGGAACTTTTCAGAGACTTTCTGTTACTGGCCAACAATGCTCTAGTCTTCTACTCCAAGTGCACCCGTGAATATAAAACTGCCCTATTGCTTAGAGACCATGTCACTAAAATATTGAGGGAGAAGCTAAATGCTTTTGGCAGCAGCATCACTCATGCTAATGTCTCAACTGCATCGCTGACCACGGATCCTCCTGTGGAAGGTGGAACTGTGCGCCCCAGTGATTGCAAGATTGCTGCACCGGCAACAGCTGATGGCAGCAAGGCAGCCAAGAAAGCCAGTGAAGTGGCTTCGCCGCCTTCAGTGGAATCCTTGCCCGTCAAGAAAGCTTCTGCCAGAACCAAAAAGGGAGGACGCGGAGCCGCGGTTGAGAGAGCTGCAACACCagtgaagggaaagaaaagagggAGAGCAAAGTAA
- the LOC112733425 gene encoding protein POLLEN DEFECTIVE IN GUIDANCE 1, with amino-acid sequence MRYRGGGVIGGLPPQSQPQRRKKRKHKPAHPESVTFDSVNGSNHDFEVNTSQLLAEVTTDEMPTTSATEQSTATAASGHGFSYGELRYRILNGGATCAVSALDDGNAKELSSVTSAEVENSQKELVLSGGGNVARSDTVELNRVLLVHGSDSDKSPVTYFLEELYNGNSLRGTTTLGDEKGRERVYDTIFRLPWRCELLIDVGFFVCFNSFLSLLTVMPTRIAITIWRLLRARKFKRPSTVELSDFGCFLMMVCGVILLQQIDISLIYHMIRGQSTIKLYVIYNVLEIFDKLCQHFNGDVMRMLFHSAEGLAKFHPEMESTRFWIWRFISDQVVAIVASIVHSCILLVQAITLSACMVAHNNALPAMLVSNNFAEIKSYVFKGYNKDNVRSLVYFDSIERFHISALILFVLAQNILEAEGSWLGSFLINILLVFLCEMAIDIIKHSFIAKFNNIKPIAFSEFLEALCKQTLNIETEDAKKNLTFVPIAPACVVIRVLTPVYAANLPYNPLPWRLFWIMLFSAMTYIMLTSLKVLIGMILQKHATWYINRCERRKLHAD; translated from the exons ATGAGGTACCGAGGCGGCGGCGTAATCGGAGGGTTACCGCCGCAATCCCAACCGCAGCGTAGGAAGAAGCGGAAGCACAAGCCCGCTCACCCTGAATCCGTTACTTTTGATTCCGTTAACGGTTCTAACCATGACTTCGAAGTCAACACCAGTCAACTACTCGCTGAGGTCACAACCGACGAGATGCCTACCACTTCCGCCACGGAACAAAGTACAGCCACTGCTGCCAGCGGCCACGGTTTCAGCTACGGCGAGCTGCGGTATAGAATCCTTAACGGCGGGGCTACTTGTGCGGTTTCGGCGCTTGATGACGGTAACGCCAAGGAACTTAGTTCGGTAACTTCGGCAGAGGTTGAGAATTCGCAGAAAGAACTGGTCCTGAGTGGCGGTGGTAATGTTGCCAGATCTGACACCGTGGAGTTGAATCGTGTTTTGCTGGTTCATGGTTCTGATT CGGATAAGTCACCTGTAACATACTTCCTGGAGGAACTGTACAATGGAAATTCTTTGAGGGGCACAACTACTCTTGGCGacgaaaagggaagagaaagagtttATGACACTATCTTTCGATTGCCGTGGAGATGTGAATTG CTTATAGATGTTGGCTTCTTTGTCTGTTTCAATTCTTTTTTGTCATTGTTAACTGTGATGCCGACAAGGATTGCTATCACCATTTGGAGACTTCTAAGAGCAAG GAAGTTCAAGAGGCCATCTACTGTTGAGTTGTCGGATTTTGGCTGTTTTCTTATGATGGTATGTGGAGTCATTCTTTTGCAGCAAATAG ATATCAGCTTAATATATCATATGATCCGAGGTCAATCAACCATCAAATTGTATGTGATCTACAATGTATTAGAG ATATTTGATAAATTATGTCAGCATTTTAATGGGGATGTAATGAGAATGTTATTTCATTCAGCTGAAGGACTAGCAAAATTTCACCCAGAGATGGAAAGTACGAGATTCTGGATTTGGAGATTCATTTCTGACCAAGTTGTAGCTATTGTTGCTTCAA TTGTTCATTCTTGCATCCTGTTAGTTCAAGCAATCACTTTATCAGCCTGTATGGTTGCTCACAATAATGCATTGCCAGCTATGCTTGTGTCAAATAATTTTGCCGAGATCAAAAGCTATGTGTTCAAGGGTTATAATAAGGATAATGTTCGCAGTTTGGTGTACTTCG ATTCCATAGAGAGATTCCACATATCAGCACTTATCTTATTCGTTTTGGCTCAAAATATTCTGGAAGCAGAAGGCTCTTGGTTAGGAAGTTTTCTCATT AATATCCTCTTGGTTTTTCTATGTGAAATGGCTATTGATATTATCAAGCATTCGTTCATTGCTAAATTTAATAACATTAAGCCCATTGCATTCTCTGAGTTCCTTGAAGCCTTGTGTAAGCAG acaCTAAATATAGAAACCGAGGATGCAAAGAAAAACCTAACTTTTGTCCCTATTGCTCCAGCATGTGTG GTCATTCGAGTTCTGACTCCAGTATATGCTGCTAACCTTCCTTACAACCCCCTTCCTTGGAGGCTTTTCTGGATTATGCTGTTTTCAGCAATGACCTACATTATGCTCACAAGCCTCAAGGTTCTGATTGGCATGATTCTTCAGAAACATGCCACTTGGTACATTAATCGCTGCGAAAGGAGGAAACTTCATGCAGATTAA